In the genome of Phycodurus eques isolate BA_2022a chromosome 22, UOR_Pequ_1.1, whole genome shotgun sequence, the window agtcataaagCGGCCAATAAAGCTTGCTTCAATTTTCTGATGTACTTCCCGTTTCCCGTCCCACCTGCGTGACGAGCGGCGTGATGGCGCCGCTGAAGGTCAGCGTGAAGGTCAGCAGCTGGTAACACAAcgcacacctgaaacacaacACACCTGTCAATCACCCACCCACGCGCCCGTCAATCATCCCGCACCAAGTTCACCTGTTGCGGTTTGGCGCCCCCTCGTTGGCGGACACGGCAGCCCCCAGTATGTGACCTATGACCCTCTTGGCCTGCTCCAGAGCCTCAGGAAGCAGCAAGTCTCTGAGCTGCGGGCACATGACAGCGGCGACCAGCGGGGGGCAGCAGAGAACGGCTGAGCGAGACAATTACACACCTGTGCGGCCCTGGATGTCTGATTGGCGGTCACCACGGCGACGTCGTGCAGGAAGGAGCTCAGAGGCCTCAGTGAAGTCACCAACACAAAAGCGGTCACCACGGCAACCGGGTCAGGCGGAGGAGCTTTCGCACTGCCGCGTGACACACCGACAAGCACATCTCACGCTCTCGTCAACACGCGTGCACAAACacgtacacgcgcacacacctgTCAGCGGCGAGTGTCCGGCTGCGATTGGGGACCATGCCAGCAGGAGGCATGATGGGAAATCCCTCTGCTGAGGgaagcaaaaacacaaaaacacgacATGTTGCGGCAGGGTGAAACATACGTCAAGTCAACTCAAGTGTTGGGACGCATTCTTATCAATATTGATGGCCCATTTATGATCAAAAGTCACCTGTCAGCACAGCAGACAGCGCCTCCACCAGGCCAGGTAGCAGGTtgacctgacacacacacacacacacacacacacacacacacacacacacgtgaaagCAGCGAGGCGGCTCTGATTGGCCGGAGCGTGTCACGTGAGCGCACCCTCTGCCGCGGGCCGAGCTGCGAGGTAGCCATCTTCGTCAGACAATTTCTCTCCTCCGAGCTCACGCACACCAACAGGCTCCATTGGCCTTCCCCTGTAACCACGGCAACAGACAGGAAGTCACTGGGCTGATTCTGACTGCATGAAAGATTTCGCCAGCTGGGGGAGTTTAGCAGGAGCGCAAAAGAATGCAAATGTCAAATCTGATGATAATCATTGATCACAGATGACTTTTTTCAAAGTTAAAGCATCCAAAAATGAGAGCCAACAAGATGAAGTGATTTCTTATTCTTGTCACACGAGCAAAAAGCAAGATTGAAAAACAGGAAGCGGCTCGTCCAAACAAAAGAGCCTCACGGAAGGTGGGAGGGAACATGTGGAAGCAATTTGGAGCTCTTGGACTTCTGTCAGCCGTTTCCATGacgacacacgcacacgcttcACCAAACGGCAGCCTGACCGTTTGGAAAAGTTTCCGTTTCATCTTGTGCGAGTTTGACATGCATTCACGCACGCACACTGCTGGCGTGTGTGACTTTTATGAAACTTGGAAATGATTGTGCGCCATCGCAGCTGTCAATCAACATCGCTGCGAGCCAAACCGGGAATTCAAGCTGCTGTTTTCCTTGTTTGTATTTCGACTGATAGCTTGCTTGTTTGAACCCTAACCCGCCTCACAGTTATAAGGTcgggggttcgaatcccacattgcaaaaacatgcacgtcaGCTTCAGTGAAGAATCTAACccattggtgtcaaagtcaaggcccgccacatcatttcgTGTGGCCTACGAAAGCAAATCACGAGCGTCTACCTCATGTTCCTttgtaccaaaattgcaaattgagATATATgacaaacattgtttttgttagaAAACccctttgtaaaataacattgaCTTCTGATTGCCAAACGAGTTATTCATCACTTTGTTGTGtgttatgtaataatatgatgaggcctACATTTATACGCTACCAAAGTTATGACGGCCCTCTGACGGACATCGTAGCTACGGCACTATGTGGCCCGCAACGCAAATAAGTTTGAGAggctgctctaaattgtccgcaggCACGACCgcttgtttttctgtttgtgccctgcgattagctgctGAGCGGTCCAGggcgcgaccctcgtgaggccAAGCGCAGTCACGAAACTGTTTGTGGGTCCCGCCGGCGGTTACCGTGCTGGCGCATGGAATCGGCGCACGCGCTGGTTTGGACATGGAAGCGAAGGCGACTGAGAAGTCGTCGGTACAGCTGCGCCTCGCCGTCGCTTGGCTCCTGGCGGCCGATCACCAGCACGGCCCGCCGCCGCTCGCCGCCTGTCCCGCGAGATGACTGGgggggacaaaacaaacaaacaaacaaacaacaacaacaaacaacaacaacaaccacatggagatttagcatgttagctTGGACGCTAGCTGGGTCCTGTCAATCATCGTGGAAACAGAGCAACGCTGACAGCCGTGACCCCATGACCCCTGCTGTGAGTGACAGCACACTTCAGCTGCTTCAAAAGGTCACCACCCGCAAGAACGACAAAACACACTATTCGTCACACggtacaacaaaaataacaacactGTGTCACAAACGCAACCAAATCCGATTATGCggcaaataatacaataaaggaAGAAGGACGTTTCCTTGGAGTTTGGTGGCAAGGAGACggaactaaaaacaaaaacgtgatTGGATAATTGCTCATTATCATAAACACTTGTTGGTGTTCAACTTGAACTTGGTCTTTATCTTTCAAAAGGTATGTTAAGTCATCCTGAACATAACAGCGGAATCGCATTCAATTTTGTGATTGCCCAATATGTTCTTGTGCAATGACATTAATAAGCAGTGAGAAATAAGATCCTGAAAAGGAGTTACCTGCGTTTGGCGGcgaagcaagaaaaaaaagagagtggctGAATTGAACAAAACAACCGTCACGTTATTTGTTTTGCTCACCACTCAAATCAAATATTGACGTTAAAACTGAAATCATAATATCGTGACTTTTCTTCCGATTCACAACTTGGGCACGTGATTCCTTCTCGTGACTTGCCTTGGCGTTGACAACATGAACGTCAACTGTCATCGgggtgttgtttgttttgcttgcaCGCGTCAACTTTCGTGAGTTTTGTTGGTGTCTCACCTGCAGATTCTGCAAGGCGGCGCTCAGCTTGCGTCCGTCGTGCCGTGCTGGGCTCCTCCCGGTCCCGGTGTTGCTGGTGTTGAGGGTCCGGTAGAAGAGGAAGCCCCCCGCGCCGAGCAGAACCAGCAGCGGGCCGAAAAGGGCTCGGCGGCGCCACGGCATCTTTATCCCCTCTTCCTCCGCCTCGCCGTCACCTTCACCTTCATCTTCGCACTTATTCGTCACTTTCAAGAGGGGCGCACGCACGGGACTCAGCGAAGTGACGTCACCCACCCACATCCACAAAAAGATCCAACGTTTCACTTGTCaacttttcttctttgttgagctttttttcttcctcgacggagggaactttttttttttttttcgggggggtcGCTCCTCCCACGTTGGCTGGCTGACGGCTATTTCTGGACAACGCACACAGACCTCAAATAAAGACGTCAAAATGGCTCACGAGGGGCGCGGCCAAAGTCACGGGACACATTTGAGCCAAATTAAAGGACAGAAGTTGGATTTGGGTGTTTTTGTTGACaagaacattttattgttgtgttaaaaacaaaagagcGTCCGATGTTTCCATTGCGGTGAGTCGTCTACTTGTGTCTGCTTCCGCGTCGTTTCATGGCAGCGGTGCACTGAGGACAGTACCACTTCCCTTTGGGGGCTTCGCTCAGACCCACGCAGCCGTAGTGGAACCACTCGATGGGACACTGTGGACCAAACACCAAACAACTCAACTGTTCAACTGCACCAGGCGGGATATGAAGGGTTCTCACACGAGTTTGCATCAGTTGCTCACAATCTGAAACTAGTTTTAACGCGTTGCCATTTGCCTGTGACTCATACAATCTGTGACAAGTTTTGAGTCACAGTTCAAAGTCTGTAACGACTTTTCATTCGTCTTATTAGACCATCTACGACTAGTTTTCATTGGTCAGGGACCATCTGTGACTACGTTGAGCCATTCCGGTCCCGATCcattcctcatttcgattccgatgccaaacgattctcgattccgattcttttagggggctgggtatAAAAAGTTTgcgtggtttaaataaagggtgtccaaatgatgaacatccattttcttagcagcccgcagcatcaactaaaatgaacatttgactcgcgGTTCTTTATAAACagtatcaaacctatgaactcaAAGGCAATGTTTGTGGAATTACTCCAATTGATTTAATCTTcatgaattaatgtttcagctaaaagtcaaatatagcattgttaaaatggtTCTTTGTGTTtgatcacatcaaatggtttatccgtacaagttttaacttgacttcctgtatTAAGCCTGTAGAATTGTACACAGCGAAACTCGGCATTTTGGCAACTAACTTTTTTcggtaacttcacacgacaccggtgaAAACCAGTAACGAATGGCACCAAATGCTCTGCAAAACGTTGATAGCCTTACCTagccaccgatgaggcacaaggttagtatTTGTGATAACGTGAGACaacgtttgtgaattttgtcccaaatcattgtgatgtaaagttgctagtttgacctttggtgaagtttgagctcaatgttaagcttgtaaatgcgactgtttctactttctttccagtatggtaaaacaattgatgttttatttttgtgtctgccATCAACTCTTACGTCGATTTGacaactaaaataaacactaaaaaaacGCCAGTCCAAGAGTGCGACCCAGTGTTTACCtcgttagctgcctcaatgtcgGCACAGACGTATTTTCTTGCTTCCcactcacccaatttgacttgactgaacTTCCGCGCGGCCTAGGCTGCGGCTCGCAgcgcgtcagacttctacacatcgtgaaagcctccttggcacgatataatcttattccaagtgttgcactgaggcgactggttatttattttaacaaagtaagaaagacttttgttcgccgccacgTCCTTTGTTGgctttcgccactttcttcctCGGAGTCGGCGGACTGTAGTCCcgaaactgggaactgaaatgtttaaattagAAATCGGAATGTtcgtcccggttccaatcggttctcgatgcccaaacCCAGACTTGACAAGCTATCGTTTATTGTTAACGGTCTGCTACTAGTTTTCAGGAGTTACCAATCCCCTGAGAGTAGTAACTTGTTGATGACTATCTGTGACTCGTTTCCGCGTGTTGCCGACGCGTAAAAACTAGTTGCTAATGGTCAGCAACCCTTGAAAACTAGTTTGTGAACCCCGCAGACGACGCGACCTGACTGAATAGTTGCGTTGCTTTGAGCGGCGCGCGTTACTTACGTCCGTGTTGTCGCAGCCCACCATCTCCCCGTACGACACCTGCaatcattcaatcaatcaatcaatgataTCGAGTCAAGACAACGAGAGGGCGCGGCCTGACCTGGTTGCAGATGCAGTAGCGCGGCTCGTTGGGGTCGTAGGTCCAGTCCACTTGGCCGCCGGCCTCGGCCTCGGGCAGCGCCGACGCCTGCTGGGAAAGTTCCTGAGCCAACGCCGACGAGCACGACGACAGCGAAGATGACGACGAGGATGAAGACGACTGATGGTTGGAAGACTTTACGCCActtctggaaaataaaataaaataataaaacagccaCAACCttaacagaaacaaaaatataaatttattttGGATGCATGCCTCATCTTCCAGGATTAAAAGAAGATAAAATTCAAGGAGATATGCGGTCctcatggtccatatttcaccaaCAGtctttctggatttttttgctcaagaaaatgaaactggcagtcatttccgataataatcatttttggaGCTACTGGTAAACAACTAATTGCCTTTTTCATGGCCAAAATGGACACGCCCCCCACCCACGTCCTGCTGCGACGTCAGCGGCACAAGCGGAGACCAAATTCTCTGCATTGCCGCTGTGGAAAAAAGGAACGAACTGCACAACAGTGGTCGTcattagtccatccatccatccattttctaccgcttatccgaggtcaggtcacgggggcagtagctttagcagggacgcccagactttcctctccccggccacttcatccagctcttccggggggatcccgaggcgttcccgggccggccgaaggacgtagtctgtccggcgtgtcccgggtggtccccggggtctcctcccggcgggtcgtgcccggaacacctcaccggggaggcgtccgggaggcatccgaatcagatgccccggccacctaatcctctcgatgcggaggagcggcggctctactctgagatcctcccggatgaccgagcttctcaccctatctctaggggagagcccggacaccctgcggaggaaactcatttcggccgctcgtatccgggttCTCGTTCattgggtcacgacccacagctcgtgaccgtaggtgagggtaggaccgTAGATCGAGCGGTAAATAAAGAGCTTGGCCTTTCCCGCATccctgcagacgccgcaccgatccgcctgtcgatctcccgttccattcttccctcactcgtgaacaagaccccaagacacTTGTCacactcctccacttgggacaagATCTtttccccgacctggagagggcacgccatccttttccgactgaggaccactgcctcagatttggaggtgctgattctcatcccagctgcttcacactcagctgcgaagtgctccagtgagagttggaggtcacggcttgatgaagccaacagaaccacatcttctgcaaaaagcagagatgcaatactgaggccaccaaaccggaccccctctacacctcggctgcgcctagaaattctatcCATAAAGGTTaagaacagaatcggtgacaaagggcagcctcggcggagtccaaccctcaccggaaacgagtccgacttactgccggatacgcggaccaaactctgactacggtcgtatcagggggttcggtaccccatactcccgaagcgccccccgagggacacgctcgaacgccttctccaagtccacaaaacacatgcagactggttgggcgaactcccatgtaccctcgaggaccctgccaagggtggagagctggtccacaccacactgctcctcctgaatctgagattcaaattcccaacggaccctcctctccagcacccctgaaaagaccttaccggggaggctgaggagtgtgatccccctgtagttggaacacatcctgcggtcccccttcttaaaaagtcattagtcatattttatatatcgtcgctgtcgggTGGAATCTCCTCACCTCCCAAATGACaccttttcagaaaacaaacacaaaagacaagcagtttgcttgagtttccaaacaccgctttgttcaagttggtacaCGCCTTCTTTTGTGCTCATAGAGCTTATGAACTACAGCTAGGCTAGCAATTGACAACGGCTAATTTAATATGATGAAGAATGGGTGATTTCTTCAGCTGTCCGTGAAAACTCCTTCACTGCCACtgacggcttttgaagtcaCATATCCTCGCTGACAGTTAATGAGTTCAAATGAGAGAAAGACGGCGGGCGAGATGGCGCCACATCCTGGCAAGCCTCCCTCGAACAATTATCTACGGAGAGGAAAACGTTTCGCTCTATAAAATCAGAAATACCGGGCCggttgatattttcagaggtgcaCGTGGGTATGAAGGGAGGCAAAATTTAGCTGACATATGCGGAAATGAACCCACAAGAATGACTATGTGGCATGACGCGGCGATGTCTTCTTTCCTCAAGGAGGCATTTCAACAGGCGATTTTTTAAgtactattttcactcattgtcaaaaaaaaaaagaaaatccagacgTTCACTATCGACAACAATGACACTGCAGAATACGTGGAAGTTCAAGGAGGAAACGTCCTGGCCTTCCGCCATCGACGTGGCATCGGCGTGTCCAAAATGTCGGCGGGCCAAAACGGGGCTGAAAATCGAATATTTCATTCAGCGGGGATGCAGAGGAAGGCCTTACTTGGACTTGCGGCCTCGAGAGTCCGAGTTgagggcggcggcggccggCGTCTGCGTGAGCGTGGACGCCAGCGCAGAAGACGGGTACGGCGACACCTCACGGGACAGCGAGAAGTCTCGCGTCAGCTGGAAGTCGTTGTTCTTGATGGCCTCGTAGCTCGCCTTCAGACTGGACGTCCGTCGGCCCTCCTTCATCTGCCAGATGGTGcacgcatcatcatcatcatcatcatcacagcagacgcttctcaaaccttttggggACACCTTTTTCCAAAGACCTCCTCATAATCCTTATGCCGTGTGTACTCCTAAATATATCAACATTACCTGTTTTCACAACTAAATTTCTAATAATTCTAAAAAGCGGTCATCTTATGAGaatacatttgtatattttttagggttaggggttattatttcaaattgacagtgcagaaaatacacaaactgATGATGATTCAGTAACTAGTTTTGTCCGTAACATGAGAGCgtcagcaaaaatgttgatcactgttttccaaagtaaaagcagatgtcttatttttatgacacacaaacataatCGGCCTGCTTTAACGGAGGACGACAGAAAGAAATCCGAGAATATTTCCTGTTGAGAGGCCGAAATTCCCAGGATTTGCACTGAAGTTCTCCAAGGTCTCCAAACAATGATCAAAACAGTGAGTTGTTGTCGTTGCATTAGTTGTCGATTCATTGCTGTGCCTCTAATACAAGCTGAGGATAAGATGGCGGAAATATTATGATACTCTGCCTTTTTGATGTTTGAGATGAGTTTGAAAGGATGTTCAAGTATTTTTCGGCCATCAGGTGGCTCAAGCGCTTGAATCGAAAAAGTCCTtcaaggtcccgtattttgccaaaccaacttgttcttgtatttgggatgtaatattgtcttcatggtggaccactggttagcacatctgcctcccagttctgaggttgcgggttcaaatccggcctcgcctgtgcggagtttgcacgttctccccgtgcctgcgtggcttttctccgggaaccccggtttcctcccacatcccaaaaacatgcatgctaaattgactgaagactctaataTGCCCCTaggtgagaatggttgtttgtttctatctgccctgcgattggctggcgaccagttcagggtgtgcccgcctctcgcccgcggtcagctgggacaggctccagcacgccagccacctgcgtgaggagaagcggtacggacgATGACTGAATGAATAGTCTTTATgctgaaatatgaattcaaatgatCCCCGCATTCCTGAGTTGCAGACggttttctgccgagaggcctgaaatcagccGATTGGAATTTCTCCACTCATACATTtcgacgtcactagcgaagacgTCCGCCTACGTCTCCGCTCCTGAGCCGGCGCTGTCGACATAACAAACACGGAGACAACCGATCAGAGGAAAGGGTGCGGTCTTTGTCCAATCaagacaaagcggatacaaaagcGGCTCAAACGGAAAGTAGCTTTTGCGGCCACTCTTttaacaaaaccaaggtgttgtttgaaatgaaattgtcaCTTTTATACAATGTCCATGTAGgacagtcactctatggaggtcgaAATAGACAAAATACGGGACACCTTTAACGCCTAACCCTTGAAAACATCCAACTTGGTGACTTTCAGCCCTTTCAGTTTTGTCAGTTGTGTTGTTGACTTTCACCTTTGAATGACGattattgttctttttatttttttttgcgcctGGATAAAGCGCAAAGCATTGGCCTTGCGCGGGTACGGCGCCGTCGATTTTGGCGAGCGGGCTGACCTGTGCGGTAGCCTGCACGGCTTGCGCGGCGGCCATGCTGATGGCGCCGGCTCCGGCGGCGGGTCCCGCGGGAAGAGTGCTCAGGCTGTACGAGGTGACGGCTTGCGAAGAGTTGACGCCGTAGATGTTGTTGGCGGCGGACGACGATGAGGATGACGTCGTGCTGTTGCTACGGCAACCTGCATGGAAAAACCACGACGGGAAGGTGAGCGGTGGGAAGGCGCCGGGGAGACGGGGCACGGGCGTCTGTTGGCGAGCGGACggtcgtgtgtgtgttgccGTGAGTTGCGTTGTTTTTAATCAGCATTGCCTTGTGCGTTGGCGTGACCGTGTGCCATGTGCCTCAGCGTATGTGTTGGCGTGATTGTGCGCATCGACGGGGTTGTTGCTTTTTGTGTGGTCGTGTCCGTTGGCACGTCGGTACCCGGCGTGTTCTCCTTGCAGGCGTCTGATGTCAGCGTGGACAGCAAAGCTTCGGACTTGAACTTCTTCTCCGGGACGTGTTCTGTCGTGTGGTGCGTCGAAGCGCTGTACTTCCGCTCTGTTTCCACGGAAACCAACATGAGTACACcaagaagaggagg includes:
- the ing3 gene encoding inhibitor of growth protein 3 isoform X2, with the protein product MLYLEDYLEMIEQLPMDLRDRFTEMREMDLQVQNATDQLEQKVMDFFVNAKKNKPEWREEHMEVIKKDYYKALEDADEKVQLANQIYDLVDRHLRKLDQELAKFKMELEADNAGITEILERRSLEMDSPSQPVNNHHVHSHAAAEKRKYSASTHHTTEHVPEKKFKSEALLSTLTSDACKENTPGCRSNSTTSSSSSSAANNIYGVNSSQAVTSYSLSTLPAGPAAGAGAISMAAAQAVQATAQMKEGRRTSSLKASYEAIKNNDFQLTRDFSLSREVSPYPSSALASTLTQTPAAAALNSDSRGRKSKSGVKSSNHQSSSSSSSSSLSSCSSALAQELSQQASALPEAEAGGQVDWTYDPNEPRYCICNQVSYGEMVGCDNTDCPIEWFHYGCVGLSEAPKGKWYCPQCTAAMKRRGSRHK
- the ing3 gene encoding inhibitor of growth protein 3 isoform X1, with translation MLYLEDYLEMIEQLPMDLRDRFTEMREMDLQVQNATDQLEQKVMDFFVNAKKNKPEWREEHMEVIKKDYYKALEDADEKVQLANQIYDLVDRHLRKLDQELAKFKMELEADNAGITEILERRSLEMDSPSQPVNNHHVHSHAAAEKRKYSASTHHTTEHVPEKKFKSEALLSTLTSDACKENTPGTDVPTDTTTQKATTPSMRTITPTHTLRHMAHGHANAQGCRSNSTTSSSSSSAANNIYGVNSSQAVTSYSLSTLPAGPAAGAGAISMAAAQAVQATAQMKEGRRTSSLKASYEAIKNNDFQLTRDFSLSREVSPYPSSALASTLTQTPAAAALNSDSRGRKSKSGVKSSNHQSSSSSSSSSLSSCSSALAQELSQQASALPEAEAGGQVDWTYDPNEPRYCICNQVSYGEMVGCDNTDCPIEWFHYGCVGLSEAPKGKWYCPQCTAAMKRRGSRHK
- the ing3 gene encoding inhibitor of growth protein 3 isoform X3; this encodes MDFFVNAKKNKPEWREEHMEVIKKDYYKALEDADEKVQLANQIYDLVDRHLRKLDQELAKFKMELEADNAGITEILERRSLEMDSPSQPVNNHHVHSHAAAEKRKYSASTHHTTEHVPEKKFKSEALLSTLTSDACKENTPGTDVPTDTTTQKATTPSMRTITPTHTLRHMAHGHANAQGCRSNSTTSSSSSSAANNIYGVNSSQAVTSYSLSTLPAGPAAGAGAISMAAAQAVQATAQMKEGRRTSSLKASYEAIKNNDFQLTRDFSLSREVSPYPSSALASTLTQTPAAAALNSDSRGRKSKSGVKSSNHQSSSSSSSSSLSSCSSALAQELSQQASALPEAEAGGQVDWTYDPNEPRYCICNQVSYGEMVGCDNTDCPIEWFHYGCVGLSEAPKGKWYCPQCTAAMKRRGSRHK